Proteins encoded in a region of the Haloarchaeobius salinus genome:
- a CDS encoding tryptophan--tRNA ligase — MTTDDTTTAQHDSNTPADDTNAANDDGDDFTVTPYDVSGTVDYDRLLERFGADRLTDEQIRRFPDHPMLRRRIYYAGRSVDRYLDAAEAGETHSIVTGVGSSGPMHLGHALVFYLAKELQDATGAEVLIPLSDDEKYYSKDLTYGEISAYRDENLRDLLAVGFDPERTTIVVDTEDADVMYPVASAFAKHLTQSTVDATYGDPENVGLSFYPAVQAAHLLLPQLIHGEHPTLVPVAVDQDPHIRVCRDVAAKERFPVSKPGALLGRFLPTLDGPGKMSASDDVPTIDLTDDPDDVRDIVRRHAFTGGRASVAEHREHGGDPSVDVPFQYLRFFFERDDDELARIESAYRGGELLSGELKELAADRIGEFLSEHQRRRAALGDLESELAPYRLTEAERERARRAVGLRG, encoded by the coding sequence ATGACGACAGACGACACCACGACGGCACAGCACGATTCGAACACACCGGCCGACGACACGAACGCAGCCAACGACGACGGGGACGACTTCACCGTCACGCCCTACGACGTCTCGGGCACGGTCGACTACGACCGCCTGCTCGAACGGTTCGGGGCGGACCGGCTCACCGACGAGCAGATTCGCCGGTTCCCCGACCACCCGATGCTCCGGCGGCGCATCTACTACGCCGGCCGGAGCGTCGACCGGTATCTGGACGCTGCCGAGGCGGGCGAGACGCACTCCATCGTCACCGGCGTCGGGTCCTCGGGACCGATGCACCTCGGCCACGCGCTCGTGTTCTACCTCGCGAAAGAGCTGCAGGACGCGACCGGGGCGGAGGTGCTCATCCCGCTCTCGGACGACGAGAAGTACTACTCGAAGGACCTCACCTACGGGGAGATCTCGGCGTACCGCGACGAGAACCTGCGCGACCTGCTCGCGGTCGGCTTCGACCCCGAGCGGACGACCATCGTCGTCGACACGGAGGACGCGGACGTGATGTACCCGGTCGCGAGCGCGTTCGCGAAGCACCTCACGCAGTCGACGGTCGACGCGACCTACGGCGACCCCGAGAACGTCGGGCTCTCCTTCTACCCGGCGGTGCAGGCGGCGCACCTGCTCCTCCCACAGCTCATCCACGGCGAGCACCCGACGCTGGTGCCGGTCGCGGTCGACCAGGACCCGCACATCCGGGTCTGCCGGGACGTGGCCGCGAAGGAGCGGTTCCCCGTCTCGAAGCCGGGCGCGCTGCTCGGGCGGTTCCTCCCGACGCTCGACGGCCCCGGGAAGATGTCCGCCAGCGACGACGTGCCGACCATCGACCTCACCGACGACCCCGACGACGTGCGCGACATCGTCCGGAGACACGCGTTCACCGGCGGTCGCGCGAGCGTCGCCGAGCACCGCGAGCACGGCGGCGACCCGAGCGTCGACGTCCCGTTCCAGTACCTCCGGTTCTTCTTCGAGCGCGACGACGACGAACTCGCCCGCATCGAGTCCGCGTATCGGGGAGGCGAGCTGCTCAGCGGCGAGCTGAAGGAGCTGGCCGCGGACCGCATCGGCGAGTTCCTGTCCGAACACCAGCGCCGTCGGGCGGCACTGGGCGACCTCGAATCCGAGCTCGCGCCCTATCGGCTGACCGAGGCGGAGCGCGAGCGTGCCCGACGGGCGGTGGGGCTGCGGGGCTAG
- a CDS encoding DUF7282 domain-containing protein, translating to MSRPPQFVTAITVLVVTATLLPAVGAGAPTGGTGGPVEPTTSAAVVEPNTGTTTVENDTAVSLWAGPPGLAERVDDADDLPDHIGNVSRRSNVVPTNASLVVQVQLPGLDGQVRNATGANLTTRFLSVADDPELGLTVRAWQNGPIEPRFAALNPTNTTVVRGDSPDTYHLVIEPRELSAVRVTGDAELDYVGNGTGGPLTFAPAPDELEPVEMGSGQLYFDVSFAHDGGAPEQTRLPRTPATLTVAPREPGIALADRANATVHGTTSLPPGTSVDVRVETADGATVATTTATVHANSSGPDIWPGRPNGWSTTIDAASLPEDADLSVVASADWGEHPVTERVDAAVVPNESLAEPRLRIQRVSNDTDPTDLPEYVGLDGPSTPTVLVGDDLVVTVQSAVIAAEVEDAPGDNLTERFAAAWEGDTRLLVGYDYRPGHAPPRVFDLADAANVTVVAGDAPATYHVVPDRSTADIFRGEPGPDVREPRLEYVYEGSTYLVGFNLFDEFAPEPTGLPPNRTAVVETTAATITDGTAGTILIPPSGNVTVTGRTSLPLSGPITVELLDANSSTVLERERTNPSPPFDSRAELTSQFAVTFDHDIERGTDYVVRATFDGRTLTEPVPLEVVPREASLGFENQTTQWGVSLNETDLTHGGLVVLREGSADGPVLGTEFIYPGNARVGIQFDDAIDEPTTVVAVAYRDVNRNFEFDTADEPYREGGEPVTATAVVRPPEETATHTPTATTPADTATTEPTPTATTPTLGLSDPADTDDDAVPGFGVGGTVAALVALCSLLALRRR from the coding sequence ATGTCACGCCCTCCGCAGTTCGTGACGGCCATCACCGTACTGGTCGTCACGGCGACGCTCCTCCCGGCCGTCGGCGCGGGTGCGCCGACGGGTGGGACCGGTGGCCCGGTCGAACCCACGACATCGGCGGCGGTCGTCGAGCCGAACACGGGCACGACGACGGTCGAGAACGACACGGCGGTTAGCCTCTGGGCCGGCCCACCGGGGCTCGCCGAACGAGTCGACGACGCCGACGACCTGCCGGACCACATCGGCAACGTGTCCCGACGGTCGAACGTCGTTCCGACCAACGCGTCGCTCGTCGTCCAGGTCCAGCTTCCGGGACTCGACGGGCAGGTCCGGAACGCCACCGGCGCGAACCTCACCACGCGGTTCCTCTCCGTCGCGGACGACCCCGAACTTGGCCTCACGGTCAGAGCCTGGCAGAACGGGCCGATTGAGCCACGGTTCGCCGCGCTGAACCCGACGAACACGACGGTCGTCCGTGGTGACTCCCCGGACACGTACCACCTCGTCATCGAGCCGCGCGAGCTGTCCGCAGTCCGGGTCACCGGGGACGCCGAACTGGACTACGTCGGCAACGGAACCGGCGGGCCGCTCACGTTCGCTCCGGCCCCCGACGAACTCGAACCTGTCGAGATGGGGTCCGGCCAGCTCTACTTCGACGTGAGCTTCGCGCACGACGGCGGCGCGCCGGAACAGACACGCCTCCCCCGAACACCGGCCACGCTGACCGTCGCGCCCCGCGAACCCGGCATCGCGCTCGCCGACCGGGCGAACGCGACGGTCCACGGGACGACCTCGCTCCCGCCCGGCACCAGCGTCGACGTGCGCGTCGAGACCGCCGACGGGGCGACCGTCGCAACGACCACCGCGACGGTCCACGCGAACAGCTCGGGGCCGGACATCTGGCCGGGGAGGCCGAACGGCTGGTCCACCACCATCGACGCCGCCTCACTCCCGGAGGACGCTGACCTCTCCGTCGTCGCGAGTGCGGACTGGGGCGAGCACCCGGTGACCGAGCGCGTCGACGCCGCGGTCGTGCCGAACGAGTCGCTCGCCGAGCCGCGCCTCCGGATTCAGCGCGTCTCGAACGACACCGACCCGACGGACCTCCCGGAGTACGTCGGTCTCGACGGTCCGAGCACGCCGACGGTGCTGGTGGGGGACGACCTCGTCGTCACCGTCCAGTCGGCCGTCATCGCCGCCGAGGTCGAGGATGCACCCGGCGACAACCTGACCGAGCGGTTCGCGGCGGCGTGGGAAGGTGACACGAGACTCCTCGTTGGCTACGACTACCGACCCGGCCACGCACCACCCCGGGTGTTCGACCTCGCCGACGCGGCGAACGTCACCGTCGTCGCTGGCGACGCACCGGCGACGTACCACGTCGTCCCGGACCGCTCGACGGCCGACATCTTCCGGGGGGAACCCGGCCCCGACGTCAGGGAGCCACGCCTGGAGTACGTCTACGAGGGGTCGACGTACCTCGTCGGGTTCAACCTGTTCGACGAGTTCGCCCCGGAGCCGACTGGGCTGCCGCCGAACAGGACGGCCGTGGTCGAAACGACCGCGGCAACCATCACGGACGGCACCGCCGGGACGATACTGATCCCGCCGTCCGGAAACGTCACCGTCACCGGCCGGACGTCGCTCCCGCTCTCGGGCCCGATAACCGTCGAGCTCCTCGACGCGAACTCGTCGACGGTGCTCGAACGGGAACGGACGAATCCGAGCCCTCCCTTCGATTCACGGGCGGAATTGACGTCCCAGTTCGCCGTGACGTTCGACCACGACATCGAACGGGGAACCGACTACGTCGTCCGGGCCACGTTCGACGGACGGACCCTCACCGAACCGGTGCCACTCGAAGTCGTCCCCCGCGAGGCGAGCCTGGGGTTCGAAAACCAGACTACGCAGTGGGGTGTCTCGCTGAACGAGACCGATCTCACCCACGGTGGCCTCGTCGTCCTCCGGGAGGGGAGCGCCGACGGTCCGGTCCTCGGAACGGAGTTCATCTATCCCGGGAACGCCCGCGTCGGCATCCAGTTCGACGACGCCATCGACGAGCCGACGACCGTCGTCGCGGTCGCCTACCGCGACGTGAACCGCAACTTCGAGTTCGACACCGCCGACGAGCCGTACCGCGAGGGCGGCGAGCCCGTGACCGCGACGGCTGTCGTCCGACCGCCCGAGGAGACGGCAACACACACGCCGACCGCGACGACACCGGCCGACACGGCCACGACGGAGCCGACGCCCACCGCCACGACGCCGACGCTCGGGCTGTCGGACCCCGCGGACACCGACGACGACGCGGTCCCCGGCTTCGGCGTCGGCGGGACGGTCGCCGCGCTCGTCGCACTGTGCTCGCTCCTCGCGCTCCGTCGCCGATAA
- the rio1 gene encoding serine/threonine-protein kinase Rio1 produces the protein MSDEYGLVEPEAVDEPGDEWEAIDVSDTEADRIARKRDRKFDQFRKRIKDNESLKVEASVFDDATYAALYKLVQDGWVDALGGPISTGKEANVYSALGGDGAADVLGAEAPEVAIKVYRINASDFRDMRDYLVGDPRFEGIGGKKSQVVIAWVRKEYANLQRARRAGVRVPHPLAVERNVLVMEYIGAEAGRAKRLAEVNVENPQTAYEVVREYMRRLHTAGLVHGDLSEYNMVIHDGELVVIDLGQAVTVHHPNAGEFLERDCRNVAAFFSRQGIDVTGDELYEFVVEDDERF, from the coding sequence ATGAGCGACGAGTACGGACTGGTGGAACCGGAGGCGGTCGACGAACCGGGCGACGAGTGGGAGGCCATCGACGTGAGCGACACCGAGGCCGACCGCATCGCCCGCAAGCGCGACCGGAAGTTCGACCAGTTCAGAAAGCGCATCAAGGACAACGAGTCGCTGAAGGTCGAGGCGTCGGTGTTCGACGACGCGACCTACGCCGCGCTCTACAAGCTCGTCCAGGACGGCTGGGTCGACGCGCTGGGCGGCCCCATCTCGACCGGGAAGGAGGCCAACGTCTACTCCGCCCTCGGCGGCGACGGCGCGGCCGACGTGCTCGGTGCGGAGGCCCCCGAGGTCGCCATCAAGGTGTACCGCATCAACGCCTCGGACTTCCGCGACATGCGCGACTACCTCGTCGGCGACCCCCGCTTCGAGGGTATCGGCGGGAAGAAGTCACAGGTCGTCATCGCCTGGGTCCGCAAGGAGTACGCGAACCTCCAGCGTGCCCGCCGTGCCGGCGTCCGCGTCCCGCACCCCCTCGCCGTCGAGCGGAACGTGCTCGTGATGGAGTACATCGGCGCGGAGGCGGGCCGGGCGAAGCGCCTCGCCGAGGTGAACGTCGAGAACCCACAGACGGCCTACGAGGTCGTCCGCGAGTACATGCGCCGGCTCCACACCGCCGGGCTGGTCCACGGCGACCTCTCGGAGTACAACATGGTCATCCACGACGGCGAGCTGGTGGTCATCGACCTCGGGCAGGCCGTGACGGTCCACCATCCCAACGCAGGGGAGTTCCTCGAACGGGACTGCCGGAACGTCGCCGCGTTCTTCTCCCGGCAGGGCATCGACGTGACCGGCGACGAGCTCTACGAGTTCGTCGTCGAGGACGACGAGCGGTTCTGA
- the eif1A gene encoding translation initiation factor eIF-1A — protein MSDNDGGRRNLRMPEDDEVFATVTNMLGANRVRVRCADGVERTARIPGKMQKRVWIREEDVVLVEPWDWQDEKADITWRYDKQDADQLRDEGHI, from the coding sequence ATGAGCGACAACGACGGCGGCCGACGCAACCTGCGTATGCCGGAGGACGACGAGGTGTTCGCGACGGTGACGAACATGCTCGGTGCGAACCGGGTCCGTGTCCGCTGTGCCGACGGTGTCGAGCGCACGGCCCGGATTCCGGGCAAGATGCAGAAACGCGTCTGGATACGGGAGGAGGACGTCGTGCTCGTCGAGCCCTGGGACTGGCAGGACGAGAAGGCGGACATCACGTGGCGCTACGACAAGCAGGACGCCGACCAGCTCCGCGACGAGGGGCACATCTGA
- a CDS encoding DUF7470 family protein, with translation MKYAQMLGISGAIGFLFVLAGIGIIAIEGSLVLAAGFALVIAGLGLLLKALVSNALGMLGMGGMF, from the coding sequence ATGAAGTACGCGCAGATGCTCGGGATCTCCGGCGCGATCGGGTTCCTGTTCGTCCTCGCAGGTATCGGGATCATCGCAATCGAGGGGTCGCTCGTCCTCGCCGCCGGCTTCGCGCTCGTCATCGCGGGGCTCGGACTCCTGCTGAAGGCGCTCGTGAGCAACGCGCTCGGGATGCTCGGGATGGGCGGGATGTTCTAG
- a CDS encoding DUF460 domain-containing protein has translation MSARTTALDAVVFGVDIQSGDVRGDAPSYALVVFDGESVERDVVTYRKLRRRIDDEAPTIVATDNMYELAEDKDALVRFLGSLPDETRLVQVTGDEQPEPLSRVASRHGVPYGKDPMQEAEAAARLAAANVGYEVSAFTDTTTVKVSRGRSTGSGGWSQDRYTRRIHGNVRTRAREVASALDDAGLDYEMDPTEKYGGFANAVFTVDAHPADIPVSRGRSGDTRVEIERERRDGIEFEPLAKRRDHVIVGMDPGTTTAVAVVSLDGQVHDVLSTRTADTAAVIEWIIERGRPVVVAADVEPMPETVEKVRRSFDAAPWIPTSDLPVDEKQHRTRETGYDNDHERDALAAALFAFDDHEDQFARIARKTPPHLDRGTVIERVLAGNGSVEAVVADIVEEDEEPAENEHEHDARELTAEEKRIRDLERQVERLQSHVDELQDTVSEKDDRISELESELSEARREERREARERRTVTRLERRNDALERDVTDREETIEALEGKLARLKELWKLDHSNFADVEEKKRGLVPVKPVDKFTRDAIDDAHDSYGLAPDDVVYLRDASGAGRSTAEKLVAHEPRVVLKEGGLSDVADEVLFEHEIPVGPAADVAMQEVDELAVAREDDVEAVIEDWEGRAEERKKDQKSEMVDRLISEHRADEAGSNAF, from the coding sequence GTGAGCGCTCGTACCACGGCCCTCGACGCGGTTGTGTTCGGCGTGGACATCCAGAGCGGGGACGTCAGGGGGGACGCCCCATCCTACGCGCTCGTCGTGTTCGACGGCGAGTCCGTCGAGCGCGACGTCGTCACCTACCGGAAGCTGCGCCGCCGCATCGACGACGAGGCGCCGACCATCGTCGCCACCGACAACATGTACGAACTCGCCGAGGACAAGGACGCCCTCGTGCGCTTCCTCGGCAGCCTGCCGGACGAGACACGGCTCGTGCAGGTGACAGGCGACGAACAGCCCGAACCCCTCTCCCGCGTCGCCTCCCGCCACGGCGTCCCCTACGGCAAGGACCCGATGCAGGAGGCCGAAGCCGCCGCCCGACTGGCCGCCGCGAACGTCGGCTACGAGGTCAGCGCCTTCACCGACACGACGACGGTGAAGGTCTCCCGCGGTCGCTCGACCGGCAGCGGCGGCTGGAGCCAGGACCGCTACACCCGACGAATCCACGGCAACGTCAGGACCCGCGCCCGCGAGGTCGCCTCGGCGCTCGACGACGCCGGGCTGGACTACGAGATGGACCCGACCGAGAAGTACGGGGGCTTCGCCAACGCCGTCTTCACCGTCGACGCACACCCCGCCGACATCCCCGTCTCGCGCGGTCGCTCGGGCGACACGCGGGTGGAGATCGAACGGGAACGTCGCGACGGTATCGAGTTCGAACCTCTCGCGAAGCGCCGGGACCACGTCATCGTCGGGATGGACCCCGGCACCACAACGGCAGTCGCCGTCGTCTCCCTCGACGGCCAGGTTCACGACGTGCTCTCGACGCGCACCGCCGACACCGCCGCCGTCATCGAGTGGATCATCGAGCGCGGGCGGCCCGTCGTCGTCGCCGCCGACGTGGAGCCCATGCCCGAGACCGTCGAGAAGGTCCGCCGGAGCTTCGACGCCGCGCCCTGGATCCCCACTTCCGACCTCCCGGTCGACGAGAAGCAACATCGGACCCGGGAGACGGGCTACGACAACGACCACGAGCGCGACGCCCTCGCCGCCGCGCTGTTCGCCTTCGACGACCACGAGGACCAGTTCGCCCGCATCGCCCGGAAGACCCCGCCCCATCTCGACCGTGGGACCGTCATCGAGCGCGTGCTCGCCGGGAACGGGAGCGTCGAGGCCGTCGTCGCCGACATCGTCGAGGAGGACGAGGAGCCGGCCGAGAACGAGCACGAGCACGACGCGCGGGAGCTGACCGCCGAGGAGAAGCGCATCCGCGACCTCGAACGCCAGGTCGAGCGACTCCAGTCCCACGTCGACGAGCTGCAGGACACCGTCTCGGAGAAGGACGACCGCATCAGCGAGCTCGAATCCGAGCTCTCGGAGGCCCGTCGCGAGGAGCGCCGCGAGGCCCGCGAACGTCGCACCGTCACCCGGCTCGAACGTCGGAACGACGCGCTCGAACGCGACGTCACGGACCGCGAGGAGACCATCGAGGCGCTGGAGGGCAAGCTCGCCCGGCTGAAGGAGCTCTGGAAGCTCGACCACTCCAACTTCGCCGACGTCGAGGAGAAGAAACGGGGGCTCGTCCCGGTCAAGCCCGTCGACAAGTTCACCAGGGACGCCATCGACGACGCCCACGACAGCTACGGGCTCGCCCCCGACGACGTGGTCTACCTGCGCGACGCCTCCGGTGCCGGCCGATCCACCGCCGAGAAGCTCGTCGCACACGAGCCCCGCGTCGTCCTCAAGGAGGGTGGGCTCTCCGACGTCGCCGACGAGGTGCTGTTCGAGCACGAGATCCCGGTCGGACCCGCCGCCGACGTGGCGATGCAGGAGGTCGACGAGCTCGCCGTCGCCCGCGAGGACGACGTCGAGGCCGTCATCGAGGACTGGGAGGGCCGCGCCGAGGAGCGCAAGAAGGACCAGAAATCGGAGATGGTCGACCGGCTCATCAGCGAGCACCGCGCCGACGAGGCCGGGAGCAACGCCTTCTAG
- a CDS encoding PhzF family phenazine biosynthesis protein, producing the protein MSHEFHLCDVFATERYAGNQLAVVTDAGDLSTDEMQAVANEMNYSESTFVTGRDDDGWDVRIFTPNSEIPFAGHPTLGTAAVIREHLAAAEPDPITLHLGVGDVPVRVEGDDEDPLYWMTQRPPEFGRTFDRGTAAAALGLSVDDVRDDLPVQWVSTGLPTVVVPLRDRNALERAEVDPDGYAALTGDHDGKNVLAFCPEPRDSAHDYADRVFAPFYGVTEDPATGSSNGCLAGYLVRHRDAPLDVVVEQGYEMGRPSLLHLVAGERDGSDGDGEIEVQVGGRVVPVARGELY; encoded by the coding sequence GTGTCCCACGAGTTCCACCTCTGTGACGTGTTCGCCACGGAACGCTACGCCGGGAATCAGCTCGCGGTCGTGACGGACGCGGGCGACCTCTCGACCGACGAGATGCAGGCGGTCGCGAACGAGATGAACTACTCCGAGTCGACGTTCGTCACCGGCCGGGACGACGACGGCTGGGACGTGCGCATCTTCACGCCCAACAGCGAGATCCCGTTCGCGGGCCACCCGACCCTCGGGACCGCGGCCGTGATTCGCGAACACCTCGCCGCCGCCGAACCGGACCCGATCACCCTCCATCTGGGGGTCGGCGACGTGCCGGTCCGCGTGGAGGGCGACGACGAGGACCCGCTGTACTGGATGACCCAGCGGCCGCCCGAGTTCGGACGGACGTTCGACCGCGGGACGGCCGCCGCCGCGCTCGGGCTCTCGGTGGACGACGTCCGCGACGACCTGCCGGTCCAGTGGGTGTCGACCGGGCTACCGACGGTCGTCGTCCCGCTGCGCGACCGGAACGCGCTCGAACGTGCCGAGGTCGACCCCGACGGCTACGCGGCGCTGACGGGCGACCACGACGGGAAGAACGTCCTCGCGTTCTGTCCGGAGCCGCGCGACTCGGCCCACGACTACGCCGACCGCGTGTTCGCGCCGTTCTACGGCGTGACGGAGGACCCGGCGACGGGCTCCTCGAACGGCTGCCTGGCTGGGTATCTGGTACGGCATCGCGACGCACCGCTCGACGTGGTCGTCGAGCAGGGCTACGAGATGGGCCGGCCGTCGCTGCTCCACCTCGTCGCCGGGGAGCGAGACGGGAGCGACGGAGACGGTGAGATCGAGGTGCAGGTCGGCGGTCGGGTCGTCCCGGTCGCACGCGGCGAGCTGTACTGA
- the rnz gene encoding ribonuclease Z: MSMRVTFLGTSGAVPTTQRNPTAIYCQREGDGFLFDCGEGTQRQMMRFGTGFSVDHIFVTHTHGDHVLGIPGLVQTMDFNERDAALAIHCPPGEKPLIERLVSATGARPLFPVRINEVSAGDVALRRDDYEVRAFDVEHRTTALGYALVEDDRKGRFDRQHAEELGVPVGPKFSALHEGNAVELDDGTVVTPDQVVGEPRPGRRFVYTGDTQPVDATVEVATDADLLVHDATFAEDRRDRAGQTGHSTAKQAGEVARRAGAKRLALTHVSSRYANDVEMHRTEAREAFDGELLIPDDGDTVEVPYPDGE; encoded by the coding sequence ATGTCGATGCGCGTGACCTTCCTCGGGACCAGCGGGGCCGTGCCGACCACCCAGCGCAACCCCACCGCCATCTACTGCCAGCGCGAGGGTGACGGCTTCCTCTTCGACTGCGGCGAGGGGACCCAGCGCCAGATGATGCGCTTCGGGACCGGCTTCTCGGTGGACCACATCTTCGTCACGCACACCCACGGCGACCACGTCCTCGGCATCCCGGGGCTGGTCCAGACGATGGACTTCAACGAGCGCGACGCGGCGCTCGCCATCCACTGCCCACCGGGCGAGAAGCCACTCATCGAGCGCCTCGTGAGCGCAACCGGCGCACGCCCCTTGTTCCCGGTCCGCATCAACGAGGTGAGTGCCGGCGACGTGGCGCTCCGCCGTGACGACTACGAGGTCCGCGCGTTCGACGTCGAGCACCGGACGACGGCGCTCGGCTACGCGCTCGTCGAGGACGACCGGAAGGGGCGGTTCGACCGCCAGCACGCCGAGGAACTGGGCGTGCCGGTCGGGCCGAAGTTCTCGGCACTCCACGAGGGGAACGCGGTCGAACTCGACGATGGCACGGTCGTCACCCCGGACCAGGTCGTCGGCGAGCCCCGCCCCGGCCGGCGGTTCGTCTACACGGGCGACACCCAGCCCGTCGACGCGACCGTCGAGGTAGCCACGGACGCCGACCTGCTGGTCCACGACGCGACGTTCGCCGAGGACCGCCGCGACCGCGCCGGACAGACCGGCCACTCGACGGCGAAGCAGGCCGGCGAGGTCGCCCGGCGCGCCGGCGCGAAGCGGCTGGCGCTCACGCACGTCTCCTCGCGATACGCGAACGACGTGGAGATGCACCGGACCGAGGCCCGGGAGGCGTTCGACGGCGAACTGCTGATCCCGGACGACGGCGACACCGTCGAGGTCCCGTACCCGGACGGGGAGTGA
- a CDS encoding DUF4382 domain-containing protein, with translation MSRPTALLAIALAALLVTAGCLGGVTGNGDDANTDGDDASVSFYVSDRPGAIDQFEHLNVTITSVGFHQVDDGDDSDGNETENPDSDDGDDVENETSDTESLEDANETTTQTETNATSEAPETEDDDSGENDTEGDDSDERDDDSDSEEDDAADDEPGSESDGWVTHEVDNRTVDLTELQGANASRLVDFNISAGEYDRVFVHVGEVQGTLNNGEQVDVKLPSDKLQINKRFTAESGSSLDFVFDIMVHEAGNSGKYILRPVVSESGTGDQVEIDDVDADDEDERGPPEDAGPESDDSDDADDSGLELAVDGQVRAGETVTLTVTGDDAAVANATVTVDGETVGTTDGDGTVELTVPDDAEEFEVTVTTGDAEAEQSWPVRSNGGQGRVALPA, from the coding sequence ATGTCACGACCCACTGCACTGCTCGCAATCGCATTGGCCGCCCTCCTCGTGACCGCCGGCTGTCTCGGCGGCGTGACCGGCAACGGGGACGACGCGAACACCGACGGCGACGACGCCAGCGTGTCGTTCTACGTGAGCGACCGCCCGGGTGCCATCGACCAGTTCGAACACCTGAACGTCACGATCACCTCGGTCGGCTTCCACCAGGTCGACGACGGTGACGACTCGGACGGGAACGAAACCGAGAACCCCGACAGCGACGACGGCGACGACGTCGAGAACGAGACCTCCGACACCGAGTCGCTCGAGGACGCGAACGAGACGACCACCCAGACCGAGACGAACGCGACCAGCGAGGCCCCGGAGACGGAGGACGACGACTCGGGCGAGAACGACACCGAGGGTGACGACTCCGACGAGCGCGACGACGACTCCGACAGCGAGGAAGACGACGCAGCGGACGACGAGCCCGGCAGCGAGTCGGATGGCTGGGTCACGCACGAGGTCGACAACCGCACCGTCGACCTGACCGAGCTGCAGGGCGCGAACGCCTCCCGGCTCGTCGACTTCAACATCAGCGCCGGCGAGTACGACCGGGTGTTCGTCCACGTCGGCGAGGTCCAGGGCACCCTGAATAACGGCGAACAGGTCGACGTCAAGCTCCCGAGCGACAAGCTCCAGATAAACAAGCGATTCACCGCCGAGTCCGGGTCGAGCCTGGACTTCGTGTTCGACATCATGGTCCACGAGGCCGGCAACTCCGGGAAGTACATCCTCCGCCCCGTCGTGAGCGAGTCCGGCACCGGTGACCAGGTCGAGATCGACGACGTCGACGCAGACGACGAGGACGAGCGTGGCCCGCCCGAGGACGCGGGTCCCGAGAGCGACGACAGCGACGACGCCGACGACAGCGGCCTCGAACTCGCGGTCGACGGGCAGGTCCGTGCCGGCGAGACGGTGACGCTGACCGTCACCGGGGACGACGCCGCCGTCGCCAACGCCACCGTGACCGTCGACGGCGAGACGGTCGGCACCACCGACGGTGACGGCACCGTCGAACTCACCGTGCCCGACGACGCCGAGGAGTTCGAGGTGACCGTCACGACGGGCGACGCCGAGGCAGAACAGTCGTGGCCGGTCCGCAGTAACGGCGGACAAGGCCGCGTGGCGCTCCCCGCGTGA